GAGAATCAGCTGCGAGAAGACATCCGGCGGCGTCACCACGGCCGAGATGATGAACGCGCCGACGATCACATACGGCCGGATCTGCTTGAGCTTCTGAATCGACACGACGCCCATGCGCGCGAGCAGCACGACGACGATCGGCACCTCGAACGTCACGCCGAACGCGAGGAACATGGTGAGCACGAAGCTCAGGTAATTGTCGATATCCGTCGTCATCTCCGCGCCGAGCGGCGCGTTGTAATGCGCCATCACGCGGAAAATGGTCGGGAATACGACGAAATACGCGAACGCCATGCCGCAGAGAAAGAGCGCGTAGCTGCTCGACACCAGCGGCGCGACGAGCTTCTTCTCATGCTGATAGAGCCCCGGCGCGACGAACGCCCAGATCTGATACAGCACGAACGGCAGCGCGATGACGAAGGCGACGAGCATGGTCACTTTCATCGGCACGAAGAACGAGCCAGTGACGTCAGTGACGATCATCTTGCCGTCGCGCGGCAAGTTCTGCATCAGCGGACGCGCGAGCAGTTTGAAGATGTCCGGCGCCCAATACACCAGCCCGACGAAAACGACGATGACCGAAGCCCCCGCGCGGATGATGCGATCGCGCAGTTCCACCAGATGGGAGATAAACGTCTCTTCGACGGGCTCGTCTTTATTGTGTTGCGGGTCGCTCACGCCGGCCCTCGGTTTGGATCATCGATGGAAGAAATGCGGCCGTGTCAGAAGAATTTCGTCGGACGGCGCAGGCTTGCAGGCGTATGACGCGCGACCCGGGCCGCACCCGACTGCACGCGCGTGCGGCGCGCGGTGGTGCGCTTGTACCAGTTGGGAACCGCGGTCTGCTTGACGCGCCAGTTCTTGCGCTTCGCTGGCGCGAAGGTCGAGTTAACCCAAGGCTTGTCGGAAGCGCCGCTTTCATCTTCAGGCGACGCCGGAGCGCCTCCCGCGATGCTCGGCTCGACCGACGTGCCTTCCCTCCACGCATCGTTCAGTTCGGACTCGTGGCGCCGCAGATTGTCGTGAATCGTCGATTCGACGTTCGACGCCGCCGTCTCGAACTGCGTGCGCATCTTTTTGAGTTCGTCGAGTTCCATCTCGCGCGCCACCTCCGACTTCACGTCGTTGATGTAACGCTGAGCGCGCCCGAAGAGCGCGCCCGCCGTGCGCGCGACGCCGGGCAAGCGCTCCGGCCCGAGCACCACCAGCGCGACGACGCCGATGAGCGCCATTTTGGTCAGACCAAGATCGAGCATTGAGGGAACTGTGCAGGGTTACGTTCGCCCGTTCGATTAGCGGTAGTCGCCCGAACGCGTCTTGTCCTTCGCTTCGACGTCCACCGTGTCGCGCGGCAGTTGATCGCGCTTATCGGCCGATGCGGGGTTGTCTTCCTCACGCATGCCTTCCTTGAAGCCGCGAACCGCGCCGCCCAGATCACCGCCGATATTGCGCAGTTTCTTCGTGCCGAAGACGAGCGCCACGATCAGCAAAACGATCAACCAATGCCAAATGCTTAACGAACCCATGAATGAAAACTCTCCTTATTCCGCCGCAAAAGCCTTTCCGCGACGGAAGGCTGGCCTGCAGCTCGAGCCGAAGCAATGCCGCCTCGGCTATCAGTATCGATTTTGCGCGCCCAATATGGCATTGGAAAGCAAAACGCCGATGAAACCGACGTCAGCCCATTCGCCGCCACGGACGCGCCCCAGCCAGAAGATGCGCATGAATGTGATACACCTCCTGCCCGCCGCCTGGCCCGGTATTGATGACCGTCCGGAAACCGGTATCCCCACCCGTGTAGGAAACGCCCAAATCTTTTGCGAGACGGCCAACGAGACTCAACATTCTACCAAGCAGCGGCGCATCGCTTTCGGAACAGTCCGAAAGCGTCTCGATGTGCTGACGCGGAATCACCAGCACATGAACCGGCGCGGCCGGGTTGATGTCGTTGAACGCGACGAATTCGTCGTCCTCGTAGACTTTCGTGCTGGGAATCTGCCCGGAGGCAATCTTGCAGAAGATGCAGTTGTCTTGGCTCATGAATGTGCGTACTCCGTTGCCAGGCATCGCCGCTAGAACCACGTCTGCGGGTCGATCGGTTTGTTTTCGTAGAGAAACAGCCAGCCCTTGATGACGCGATACAGCGTCCAGATGCCGACTGCGGACAAAATGAGAAAGCCGACGCCCACGAACAGCAGCGCGACGCCGATCACATGGCCGAGCACTGCCCACCAGAACGTGCGGATTTGCCACGAAAAGTGCGCCTGATACGGCGTGCCCACCGTGTCGCCGCGCTTCAGATAATTGATGATGATCGCGACGAGCACGGTCAGGCCGCCCGTCAGCCAATAGAGCGCGTACAGCGCATAAAGGATGTGCGTGAGCGTGCGCAGGCTGCGCAGCCGCTCGTCTTCCGCCGGCGTCTGATACACAGGCGGCGGGTACGGTCCATCGAGCCCGGCCATGCTTGCCTCCTTCGCTCGCGCGAGAAAGTGGGCGAACGCCTCGTCAGCCGCCGTTCTGTTCGCGCTCGCGCGACTTGCGCAGCGCCTTCTCCTCGATGCCCGACAAGCCTTCGCGCCGCTCCAGTTCGGCGACCACGTCGGCGGGAC
The Caballeronia sp. M1242 DNA segment above includes these coding regions:
- the tatC gene encoding twin-arginine translocase subunit TatC, with translation MSDPQHNKDEPVEETFISHLVELRDRIIRAGASVIVVFVGLVYWAPDIFKLLARPLMQNLPRDGKMIVTDVTGSFFVPMKVTMLVAFVIALPFVLYQIWAFVAPGLYQHEKKLVAPLVSSSYALFLCGMAFAYFVVFPTIFRVMAHYNAPLGAEMTTDIDNYLSFVLTMFLAFGVTFEVPIVVVLLARMGVVSIQKLKQIRPYVIVGAFIISAVVTPPDVFSQLILAIPLIILYEAGIVAARLVVGKDAIKSEELTVK
- the tatB gene encoding Sec-independent protein translocase protein TatB, with translation MLDLGLTKMALIGVVALVVLGPERLPGVARTAGALFGRAQRYINDVKSEVAREMELDELKKMRTQFETAASNVESTIHDNLRRHESELNDAWREGTSVEPSIAGGAPASPEDESGASDKPWVNSTFAPAKRKNWRVKQTAVPNWYKRTTARRTRVQSGAARVARHTPASLRRPTKFF
- the tatA gene encoding Sec-independent protein translocase subunit TatA, with the translated sequence MGSLSIWHWLIVLLIVALVFGTKKLRNIGGDLGGAVRGFKEGMREEDNPASADKRDQLPRDTVDVEAKDKTRSGDYR
- a CDS encoding histidine triad nucleotide-binding protein, whose amino-acid sequence is MSQDNCIFCKIASGQIPSTKVYEDDEFVAFNDINPAAPVHVLVIPRQHIETLSDCSESDAPLLGRMLSLVGRLAKDLGVSYTGGDTGFRTVINTGPGGGQEVYHIHAHLLAGARPWRRMG